The Tripterygium wilfordii isolate XIE 37 chromosome 17, ASM1340144v1, whole genome shotgun sequence genome has a window encoding:
- the LOC119983168 gene encoding squamosa promoter-binding-like protein 7 — protein MENGGNIFLSRDRRQDFNNANTTGGWDILEVSASRFNWSNLYNSADAAAAEAAEDDGSTYQGASTAHALMYHHQQQQQNYSLYGEDGSHLHPDPHLVCLNLGKRNYFEDATVVERHVIDVSSSVGKRVKAEYSNNVGSPTRCQVEGCHVALVNAKEYHKRHKVCEMHSKAPNVVVQGSEQRFCQQCSRFHMVKEFDESKRSCRRRLAGHNERRRKTSNDSLIRNSSQEKYMMSSGRFSYIMSSQAAGRACSLLSSSNSQLDSWDLSSRSSAALRELIAENRAAMLTRQIIFNQNSNPAMDQDLSHFLLQPQHHHHHQQYQLLPAEPYRHLTLDLMQAPNSAFGIFSNAKQQGN, from the exons ATGGAAAATGGCGGGAATATTTTCTTGAGCAGAGACAGGAGGCAAGATTTTAATAATGCAAATACTACTGGAGGTTGGGATATATTGGAGGTTAGTGCTTCGAGATTCAATTGGTCAAATCTTTACAACTCAGCGGATGCTGCAGCGGCGGAGGCGGCCGAGGACGACGGCTCCACCTACCAAGGAGCGAGTACAGCCCACGCTCTTATGTATCAccaccagcagcagcagcaaaacTACTCTCTGTATGGTGAAGACGGTTCTCACTTGCATCCGGACCCGCACTTGGTGTGCTTGAATCTCGGCAAGAGGAACTACTTCGAGGATGCAACAGTTGTTGAGCGCCACGTCATCGACGTCTCCTCCTCGGTCGGCAAAAGAGTGAAAGCAGAGTACTCCAACAATGTTGGAAGCCCCACGAGGTGTCAAGTGGAGGGTTGCCACGTGGCACTGGTGAACGCCAAGGAGTACCACAAGAGGCACAAGGTTTGTGAGATGCACTCAAAGGCGCCGAATGTCGTGGTTCAGGGATCGGAACAGCGGTTCTGTCAGCAGTGTAGTAG GTTTCATATGGTGAAGGAGTTTGACGAGTCGAAGAGGAGTTGTAGAAGGAGATTGGCAGGGCACAACGAGCGAAGAAGAAAGACCTCTAACGATTCTCTTATCAGGAACTCTTCTCAAG AGAAGTACATGATGAGTAGTGGGAGATTTTCATACATAATGTCGTCACAAGCGGCCGGGCGTGCTTGCTCTCTTCTGTCATCATCAAACTCCCAGCTTGATTCCTGGGATCTGTCCTCAAGATCCAGTGCCGCCCTACGCGAGCTTATCGCAGAGAACCGCGCTGCAATGCTTACCCGACAGATTATTttcaatcaaaattcaaacccaGCAATGGATCAAGATTTGTCTCACTTCTTGTTACAACctcaacaccaccaccatcaccagcaATACCAGTTGTTACCAGCTGAGCCTTATAGGCATCTGACATTGGACCTCATGCAGGCACCAAACTCTGCATTTGGGATCTTCTCAAATGCTAAACAACAAGGGAACtag
- the LOC119982975 gene encoding uncharacterized protein LOC119982975, whose protein sequence is MVDLQKVCCMCGDVGFPDKLFHCNKCRHRFQHSYCSNYYSELAGPIEVCDWCQSEERSSSKHGSSSKKTTTGHESGGATRRSEYSVDKIKNHDREESPGGGGSAEKVRSPRGGVPSPRPGTRRYKLLKDVMC, encoded by the exons ATGGTGGATCTCCAGAAGGTGTGTTGCATGTGCGGCGATGTGGGTTTTCCTGACAAGCTCTTCCACTGCAACAAATGCCGTCACCGCTTTCAACACTC ATACTGCAGCAACTATTATAGCGAATTAGCGGGGCCAATAGAAGTGTGCGATTGGTGCCAAAGCGAGGAGAGAAGTTCCAGCAAACACGGGAGCTCTTCCAAGAAAACAACCACTGGACACGAAAGCGGCGGAGCCACAAGGCGATCTGAATATTCCGTTGACAAAATCAAAAATCACGATCGCGAAGAAAGCCCCGGCGGGGGAGGCAGCGCAGAGAAGGTCAGGAGCCCCCGCGGCGGCGTGCCTTCTCCGCGGCCCGGTACAAGAAGGTACAAGCTACTCAAGGACGTTATGTGCTAA
- the LOC119982020 gene encoding probable plastid-lipid-associated protein 11, chloroplastic isoform X3 — MATCLLLHIPLKSPNPNSRTSKITCSSITDQSQVAKRNLLNLVSDQERGLSTQKNPIRRASIIEAIDALASLSKDTVTTGDSLSATWRLLWTTEKEQLFIIQNANLFGTEAGDVLQVIDVEKRTLNNVITFPPAGVFFVRSTIEIASSQRVNFRFCPLVVSDLQVRF; from the exons ATGGCCACGTGCCTCCTTCTTCACATTCCTCTCAAATCCCCGAACCCTAATTCTCGCACCTCTAAGATCACATGCTCATCCATTACGGACCAATCACAAGTAGCCAAACGAAACCTCCTCAACCTCGTCTCAGACCAGGAACGCGGCCTCAGCACACAGAAAAACCCAATTAGACGTGCTTCAATTATCGAAGCAATCGATGCCCTTGCCTCTCTCTCAAAAGATACTGTCACCACCGGTGACTCGCTCTCCGCTACGTGGCGGCTTCTTTGGACTACCGAGAAGGAGCAGCTCTTTATTATTCAGAATGCGAACCTGTTCGGTACCGAAGCAGGTGACGTTTTACAGGTGATCGATGTAGAGAAACGAACGCTCAATAATGTGATAACGTTTCCTCCTGCTGGAGTTTTCTTTGTACGGTCGACTATAGAAATTGCTTCATCGCAGAGAGTGAATTTCAG ATTTTGTCCCTTGGTTGTGTCAGATTTACAAGTGCGGTTCTGA
- the LOC119982020 gene encoding probable plastid-lipid-associated protein 11, chloroplastic isoform X1: MATCLLLHIPLKSPNPNSRTSKITCSSITDQSQVAKRNLLNLVSDQERGLSTQKNPIRRASIIEAIDALASLSKDTVTTGDSLSATWRLLWTTEKEQLFIIQNANLFGTEAGDVLQVIDVEKRTLNNVITFPPAGVFFVRSTIEIASSQRVNFRFTSAVLRGKNWEIPLPPFGQGWFETVYLDDEIRVVKDIRGDYLIVDRAPYTWKE, translated from the exons ATGGCCACGTGCCTCCTTCTTCACATTCCTCTCAAATCCCCGAACCCTAATTCTCGCACCTCTAAGATCACATGCTCATCCATTACGGACCAATCACAAGTAGCCAAACGAAACCTCCTCAACCTCGTCTCAGACCAGGAACGCGGCCTCAGCACACAGAAAAACCCAATTAGACGTGCTTCAATTATCGAAGCAATCGATGCCCTTGCCTCTCTCTCAAAAGATACTGTCACCACCGGTGACTCGCTCTCCGCTACGTGGCGGCTTCTTTGGACTACCGAGAAGGAGCAGCTCTTTATTATTCAGAATGCGAACCTGTTCGGTACCGAAGCAGGTGACGTTTTACAGGTGATCGATGTAGAGAAACGAACGCTCAATAATGTGATAACGTTTCCTCCTGCTGGAGTTTTCTTTGTACGGTCGACTATAGAAATTGCTTCATCGCAGAGAGTGAATTTCAG ATTTACAAGTGCGGTTCTGAGAGGGAAGAATTGGGAGATTCCCTTGCCACCATTTGGGCAGGGTTG GTTTGAGACCGTTTACCTTGATGACGAGATTCGAGTTGTGAAGGACATCAGGGGAGATTATTTGATTGTGGACCGTGCACCTTATACATGGAAAGAATGA
- the LOC119982020 gene encoding probable plastid-lipid-associated protein 11, chloroplastic isoform X2 — translation MATCLLLHIPLKSPNPNSRTSKITCSSITDQSQVAKRNLLNLVSDQERGLSTQKNPIRRASIIEAIDALASLSKDTVTTGDSLSATWRLLWTTEKEQLFIIQNANLFGTEAGDVLQVIDVEKRTLNNVITFPPAGVFFVRSTIEIASSQRVNFRFETVYLDDEIRVVKDIRGDYLIVDRAPYTWKE, via the exons ATGGCCACGTGCCTCCTTCTTCACATTCCTCTCAAATCCCCGAACCCTAATTCTCGCACCTCTAAGATCACATGCTCATCCATTACGGACCAATCACAAGTAGCCAAACGAAACCTCCTCAACCTCGTCTCAGACCAGGAACGCGGCCTCAGCACACAGAAAAACCCAATTAGACGTGCTTCAATTATCGAAGCAATCGATGCCCTTGCCTCTCTCTCAAAAGATACTGTCACCACCGGTGACTCGCTCTCCGCTACGTGGCGGCTTCTTTGGACTACCGAGAAGGAGCAGCTCTTTATTATTCAGAATGCGAACCTGTTCGGTACCGAAGCAGGTGACGTTTTACAGGTGATCGATGTAGAGAAACGAACGCTCAATAATGTGATAACGTTTCCTCCTGCTGGAGTTTTCTTTGTACGGTCGACTATAGAAATTGCTTCATCGCAGAGAGTGAATTTCAG GTTTGAGACCGTTTACCTTGATGACGAGATTCGAGTTGTGAAGGACATCAGGGGAGATTATTTGATTGTGGACCGTGCACCTTATACATGGAAAGAATGA